caggtggattattcgtacaCGGCtttgtagattgtggagagaagggtgatcccgtccatttcttgctaatttgcgtaaaaaaaacggcctggaagatacggcgtgtggacaaggctggcgtgctccagtcgaactcgctgtagaaaatagtgcgccggaacgctcgaagccatatcttccgggccgttttttacggcaattaggaagaagtggacggaatcacccccctctccttaatttacgatcccgtataatactccacctaaaatccgtaccatctcagattcgtgggttgaagTCTTTAATCCGATCGCTTCATTGTAATGCAGCATCGCTTTCAGCTAGAGGACGGAGTTGTTTTAGGACATAGGGTCCCAGCACTTTGATGTCTGCACCGATTAGCTGGCAGACGCCGCCGCAAACCTCAACAGTTatggtggattttttttcttgacgacTTCAATAATATTCGAATTTTCGGTCGGAAATATATCGAGGCTAACAAGGTTAACCGATTCTCTACACATAGGTGCGCCAGTAACCCAACTAGTTTTTCCCCATACCGGATTAATTTCGGCTCCACCGGCGTATTACCTAATTGATAAGATGTTTAAAATCCAGAAGTACCACAGCTAATTCACCAAACATCACGGTTGAAGACGGAGGACGAACAGTTTACAATTTATTTGGTTTTACAATGAACAGGGTTTGTAGATGCTGAGACGCTTCTAGCACTACTTGAGTTAGCTGTACTGTTTCCATCTTTCCAATTCCAAgttattttcaatttgtttccaAAGGAGCAACTCCCTGCAACAGAATTATATCCCTCTTCGAACTCATACGTGTACTTTTCGtaacaaaaatataacaaaCAGGACCGTTCTCTTTGTGTACAGATTTCTAAAGTGCATTAAAATCATGAGCCTTTAAGCGATGGTAAAAAGCGGAAATTGAAATCAAATAGAATTCGCTCCATAGACGTTCTCGTCCTGTCACTACTTCTCATCTACGTATCGTGAGCTGAAGGCGGcggttttgaattttcaaatctcTCTGGATTTTCGGCTGGTCACACACATTCGAAGACGCGACATTCGAATTCCACTTGTGAATGATCAACAATCGGTTAATTTGGCTCTTTAATGAAATAGTAATCACTCATCGCGATCGCAAGAactattttctgtttatttgttttcattttttacccCCATTGCAACAGGTACTAATGGACTGCAACGAGGAACTTTTTGCCTACTGACAATTAATTGACGGCAAGAAGCATGTCCTCTAAGGGCTTGCGGACAAACGAACGTTTTCTGAATAAATGAACTGAGTCGTACAAGTTTATCGAAATATcggaaacaaaatcaataaatcacaGTGGAGATCCGCGTCCTGTTCCCGTAAAAACGAGATATGTGGTGGGCAGTGGTTGACATCAGTAAACCTTATGTGGCGGTATACTCTTGCTGAGACTTCGATCGATGTACGCTCCGATGAGGAATCGAACGAACTGAATCGCTTGCCAAACCACTAACGCCGAAATCGAGCAGAATATCAAGCATGGAATCAACCAGGCTAAGCACATCACCACAGCTATCACTGAAAAAGTGCTTCTGAactattgaaaaaataaaagatgatgTAAGTGTTTACCTCAGCTTTTTTGCAACGCAGACTtgtaattttaagaaaaatctttgaaaaaagtggcGGTTAAACAAAAAAGCTACTAGTTTCTAAGGTCGCCGCAATAGGACGTACATGAAGTGTTTCCAAGTGGGTGGATTGCCGGAAGAAACATTATTCTTCCaaatatatatgcatatattgACTCAAGCTTTTCGTTTCCTAACACGACTGTTGAATTGATATTTAGTGCAATTCTTCTTGCATATCATTCCCACGAGGTTACAACTTAAACTAAACTCAAACTTaatagccgggtcaaaacgacatgaagttcggtgcTGTTCCGTATGCGGCGCTGAAACCCACTCACCACTAGCAaaggtggtgccagcaaaggtccCCTTGTAGAtcctgaccgctacgctccacgacttcgaacgcagccgcttgcgcagctgcaccgagcttcaggtcgttttcacccgactataccaaGGTTCCTTGGAGTGGAGATGTTCAAAATCCAGAAGCCTGATACGTCAACTCAGAAACTACAATACATGCAACTTGCATCTGATGTGTGTGAGCTCTACCGAGTAAAACATTGTTAACAGAAGTTCATTTTTCGATTCTGTATTGATCGGACGTACTTTGAATGATTAAGGCAGTGCCGAAGTTGATGACGAAAGTGAACGACATCACAGCCAGGAATATCGACACCGGGACCAAGTTGAACACAACGATGAGCATCGGTAAGAGATCATCGTTTTCGTAGTTCAAATTCAGGTATGCGGCCAAACGCATGCGATTCGTCTGGAACTCGTCAATAAcgtgagaaatgaaaaaataaacacaacaaGCAAGAACgacaaacaagaaaacaggaaagggactttcaaaaaacaataactAATGCTTAAGGCATAGAAAGCCGCTCTCTAAAGGCGAAACcatggaaaaagagaaatagagcTGAACACTAATATTTGGTTATACAAAATGTATTAGGTGCACGCGAAAGTTCTTGGCCAGCTAACTATGAACATGGATTCGATGGAGAACATTCGTCAATGAATTCAATGGTGTATTTTATTGCCTCATAAAGTGTCTTCACTGTCGATCAGTGCACAAATATTCCCTTTTTCTGAACTTCTACAGgatatttgaaataataagTGAATGATTTTCGAGCTCGAATCAAGTCATTCGAACAGAAAAACGATGAACAAAATCAAGAAAGTTTTGGAGAAGGCATCAAATCCCAGATCAACTATTACAAATCGCCTCAAAGCGGAGATATCCGCGTCGAAGAGGATCAAAGAGACGGTCGATCTCGTAGCTGAACAGGaacgaaacgaatgaaaatcCTACCCAACTCAGACTGAAGGAAGAGTGGTAGACGAGCTGGAAATTGTTCACTTCACTACGTGAGTTATGTCCAGCTCCAAGGGAATGCACAGTCGTGTAAAAATGGCGGATGCACGTTCCAATACTTATGCGAAACATAAATCAGTGTTGATTAAGCGATTTGTTTTCTGCTGTTTCCGCGTCATCGACCTCgtgaaatttggaaaatgagGTTAGTTGTAATGTCTCCTCTCAAACGTCTGAAACTATCGGAAACAAATCCGCATACTAATAATGCGACAAAGTATATAATaactatatatgtatatatagaAAATAAGTGTATATGTTAAGTAATAAAGGGTATAATATAGCGAAAGAGCTAGAAACGTGTCTACAGCAGGAGTCCAGCCGGTGTAATGTTGATGAGCCACTGTACAGTAGAATTGATTCAATAAGTGCTGTTGGGAGGGATGCCACCTGCACAAGACACCACAGATCAAAACCCGCGGAGGTCCCCATACAGAGCCAGGTCTGTGCTCACCACGGCTATGCACTCCTCTTTGTGTTCGCTTTCGGATCGTTAGCAGTTGTTTGAAACGACCTCATTGTTTTGCAAACcacaatttcaattttgcacAATATGCCATGCTGAAACTAGCATAGATTTCTTCGTAGCACTGTCCGCAAAGAGCCTCGACAGGGTCAAGAAGCAAGAGTCTTCATTATCCATCTATCTCttcaaaaaggataaaatgtctggcgttaatcaatctacTTGAAATGCACCaccaccttcacttcaattcggaatagtttgaggtttacgaacgcgtaactagcctatacagtgacttgcagggactagccgatgtatcaagtcagtgttttatcctttcagtcgtggtaccagtttatcccGGAGGGATCAAATGCCTTGGCACTGGCACCAACGATCGTGCAACCACATCGGAACAACTTACTCAAAACAACTTACTGCACCCCCGCCCACCCCATTCCCCCTGTTCTTCATAGGACGGATATTCTGTTGCGAAGTAATACTTCTTATGAAAGTCTGTGAGCGGTGCACTCACAATTCCTTCTCGGTTCTTGGAATCTCAGAGATAACAATACGTCAGACTAGCCCATTTCGCTCTGCTGAAATAAGGTCATCTAGTGTGAAAGGTGAGCCGGAACTGATTTTCCAAAGGTATCCACCGTAGTATTCACGTTACACACTAAGATATAGCCCCCGCAAGTAATTTAGCAAATCAGTCATTAGAATTCGAGATCTGATGCGCCGGATTTCTACGACTGATCAGTTCGGACTGATGAGTCCAATGTGACCTTTACGGgtgtcttaaaggcagcatgtcacaaatctgaggtggtggagatttcaggtggagtatttgtacacggtagattatggagagcggtgtgattccgtccatttcttcctaattgccgcaaaaaacggctcggaagatggcacgtgcacaaggctggcgcggtCCAATCAAagtccttgtggaaaatagtgcgccggaacgctcgaagccgtatcttccgggccgttttttacggcaattaggaagaaatggacggaatcaccctcttccccataatctacgatcccgtatacgaatactccaccgaaaatctgtaccactctcagattcgtggggagatgcctttaaacgtctTCGATGCTTGATTCCTtagtttttcaagaagaagcGAAAAGGTAGTGGACTAGTACACTCAAACTGATAggttttcccaaaaattttttatccttctcctgaaattgattttattttacacaACACGGAAAGGATAGTCTCCTTTGGTCTCTCTTGTGAACTGCGTAGTAACGGGTGGCCGGTCTGGGAAACTGAAACAACTCTCATTCCGATTTGAACGAAGCATATCATGCAGGaataaaacagaattaaaCGGACCACAGAAACGGTTTCCGTTCCAGTTTGGGTTCTTCGACTCTGAACATACACGTAATAACTACTGTGAAAGCAAGTCTTGGCCCTGTAGCCAAACAGATCATGTATGCGGCCATGTCCCGATCAAGGGAGTACAGAGCATTTTAACCATTAGTTCAAAAGAGTCATAGCCAGCtttaaggcagcatatcaggaaactgacgtagttggAAAACCTGCTGGAGAAGATAGAGTTCatggtgtagattacgagtatgaatgTGACCCCACTGAATGCACCCTACCTGTTctgaaaaaaggcgtgggaacggcgtttgttcctacgagatacgtcaGAACGCGTCCCCTGTACACGCTCCACATGGGGTGCAGCGCAAGTGATGAgaatcccttcgccaaccgtccacaAGTGAAGAAGGCCCTTTTCCAACCAcctaaaagtgaaggggtcggaGCATCGGCTCCTACTATCGTATGTATGACTCCGTTCACCTCAGCAGCCTGTCCGTCGGTTTTGCTTGAACAGGCAAGCAAGCAAACCTCATAGATTCTCGCCCTTCAGTTCTTTCGCTGGACGCTGTGCGTGCACAAAGGAGGGACGTTTTCACGTCCCTCGTAGAAACAAACACAGTGTCtcagtttttcagga
This window of the Necator americanus strain Aroian chromosome III, whole genome shotgun sequence genome carries:
- a CDS encoding hypothetical protein (NECATOR_CHRIII.G11602.T1), with protein sequence MRLAAYLNLNYENDDLLPMLIVVFNLVPVSIFLAVMSFTFVINFGTALIIQMIAVVMCLAWLIPCLIFCSISALVVWQAIQFVRFLIGAYIDRSLSKSIPPHKVY